In Setaria italica strain Yugu1 chromosome IX, Setaria_italica_v2.0, whole genome shotgun sequence, the genomic stretch CCTTCAACCTTGCTTTGGTCCTTATGCAGTCACAAAACACCTCACATCACCTATCTTCTTAGAAACTTTTGATGTTAGGATCGTCGAGGGTCATGTGCTACCTGGTAATCCTTGTCGTCTAGAAACTACATTGAGTCGATCTCTGCCACGAAAACAAATCGAACACCGCCATCGCTCCAAGCTGACCATGGTGTCGTCATCAAGGACTTCAAGATGACGCCTCAAGAGGAAAGCACCATCAAGATATTGCCGTCGCCCGAACCAGTGAGTCGGTTCTTTGATTTTCACCTGGATCTGTCCCTGAATGGTTGAGGTCCTCACGACAACACCTTCGAGAAGGAAAACGATGCCCACGGCACCATCGTCACCGGCAAACGGTCGAGGACCGAGCCAGGCTTTCGCCCGAGAACCTGCACACCCAAGAAAAGCACTGCATGGCCACCGCCGACCAGGGGGTCGCACCACCAGATCCTGGCAATCGGAGGCGAGGACCCCCCACGGCGCCGGCCACAAGCCGAAGATGCTGGCTCCGGCGTGCCACCGCTCTGCCgcgggccgctgccgccgccctgccGCACTTGTCGctgcgggccgccgccgccgcatgctGCCTCCGCCCTGCTGCATCCACGCTAGGGACGCcgcactcgccgccgcgggccgccgccgccgccttgccgcAACTGCCGctggggacgccgccgccgccacgggccgccactgccgccctcgccgccggccgccagatCCACATTTTGTTGGGGAAGGATAACTCGGGGAGGGAGGCCTCGCCGCTACCGTCCTTGCGCCCGCACGggcttccggcggcggcgaggtgaaGGGTGGGAGGGGAAGGGGCTGAAGGGGCGCGGCGGCAGTGAAAATTGCCTGCAATTATAATCTTTGGTTAGCTATAGAACAGAGCGCAAATGGAGGTAAGAGTTTTGTTATTAGTAACACATGAACTGGATAATCGATCAGTTAATTACGGTTTAATGGTACCAGCTAATCAATTGGCATGCATAGTACAATAATATTTTGTATCGAGTCATGTAAGCAGTTTTCACATATTCCTAGTTCCATATGGTTGACGTAAAACTGTAAATGGGCAGCAACAGTGAGAGGCCTGGCTTTATTTAGGATTGCAAGGACAGACTCAAGTATTTCGCTTGTGACAATAAAACTTTGTCTATCTTCCTTCTCAAATATTATATAACCCATGCAAGTTGAgattgaaaattgattaaaaaaCATTTTAATAGAATGGTGGAACTAAATATGTTTTCATAGTTGCGTTGAAAGTTAGTCAGTTATATACTTTTCTAGGTCACCTAGACATACTGTCTACATGCATAATCTAAACCTATTATTAAAGTGAGGAACACTTCTACCCATTTTTTTTGGTTTGGTCCAACCTAATCTCATTGACAAGTGGACCCATGGTGGTAACTATAGGCAACTTGGTCTTGTCTGCCTGCGTCCAGCTGCCGCTTGGCTATGTTGCAACAGCTGCCCGCAGGAAGAAGTAGAGTTTGGACATGAACTCGAACTTCACCATCTACTTCCCCTTCTGATGatccctccttcttccttctcccttGTTTTCTCTCTGTCCATGCCGGCCAGCCATGGTCGACCCTAAGCTCCTGCTCGTCCGCCCCCCTACTGCACCGCCCCGCATCCTTCCGGTGCTCACCCCTCGCATGCCTGGCCGCTGCCTCTCCCCATGCCGAGCCTAAGCTGAGCTGCGCGCCCCCTGCACGTGCCATGTGCCCCGCACCCGTCGCCTCTCGGCCCCAAGCCACGCCTCACCAGCGACGTCTCGGCGCAAGCCtcgcccctgcgccgccgcaacaccgccgccgccgcctgcagccccgcgtgcgccgccgccaccggcacaGCCGCTCGTGCCCTGCGTGCTCCCGGCCGGCCTGACGATGGAGAGCCTGGCCATCAGGTCAACCGGATCGGGAGGTTGAAGATGAGATGTTCGTTTTGCAGTTCGGCCCTCGAAGAAGTCCGATTTCTCACGATCTAGTCGGTGGGAGCTAAAGAGAGATGTAAAGAGATGTAAAGAgagaaatataatttttttagtcCACTAACATAGAGTTATTATTATGAATAATTTTTAGCCCACCAACTTGGGATGTCTAACTTTTTTTACCCTTAGCAATACTATGCCTAGTAGTATCTATAAacatagaaaaattaaaatgacatgCAATTTGAAAAACGGAGTGAGTATATCATTCAAGAAAACTCTAACCAACAACTTTGAGATGATCTTATACAAAACATTGCATAAGCTTATTTTATTGGGCAGTCTTTCACACGCTTGGGATTGTTTGACTTGTCACCTCCACCGCGGAAGGACCCCCTGTTTTCGGAGTAGTTTCCGGGAAACGGTTGCAAGTGCTAAAACGAAGTCCTCCACGACGCCTTCCCCACCAAAAAACGAAGTCCAATCCTTCCATTTCCACGAGCGAACTCTCCCAGCCTCCCAACTACCCCCGTGCGGCCGGTCGCGCCATGGGCGGCGCcacggccacgccggcggcggcgcaggattCCAGTTCCAGGGGCAAGGCGATGATGGCGGAGCTGGACGCGCCGCTGCACGCGCTCGGGTTCGAGATGGAGGAGCTCTCCCCGTCGCGGGTCGCCGGGCGCCTCCTCGTGACGCCGACCTGCTGCCAGCCGTTCAGGGCGCTGCACGGCGGCGTGTCGGCGCTGGTGGCGGAGGCGCTGGCGAGCATGGGGGCGCACATGGCGTCCGGGTACCGCCGCGTCGTCGGGATGCAGCTCAGCATCAACCacttccgcgccgccgccctcggcgaCACCGTCCTCGCGCGGGCCCTCCCCGTCCACGTCGGCCGCTCCACCCAGGTTCGCTCTCTCCTCCGCTGTCTTCATTCCCCAATCACTCCGTCGTCATCGTCGGCAACCCGGCCTGCACCATCGGTTGACCTTGACCACCCAGACCCAGCCAAACCCAGTTGCCCAAGCGGTTGTTTAGTTCTTAACCCTCTGTTACCAGTTTGGCCGCGCCGAGGTAGCTGTGGGATACTGGGGATCTACTACATCTATCCATGGTGGCATGGTTTCTTTCGTGAACTGTTTCGGAGCTTAGTCACCGCACGGATCGCGTGATTCCGCTCGATTTGATTAGTGGTAGGTGGTAATGCACCGGCACCATTCGTTTCTGTTTCTGATAACGCGAGCGATTGGACCTTCTATTCTTTGCGGTTGTTTATTTAGCTGGTCGTCCACCATGAGTTGCTGGCTACTGATTCGCGGTCCTGCCCAGACGACAGCAATGCGATTTGATGGTGACAGGATTTTCGAAAAAGACACGGCTTCGTGATGATAAACCACCAAATGATGGTGGACGGACGATACAATTAGCCGGCCGGTATCTTCAACAATGTTCGCATCATGCCTGCTTCTCTTTAACAAGGCTCAATAATATGATATGACGAGAAATATTACAAATCATGGTCCATAGTGACAGAACACAAAAGCCACACGGTTGAAGTAACCACCGGTTGTTGGCTTGATTGAACACGTCTTAATAAACACAAGCTGGCTCGGCGTATCTATAACTTGTCAGCAAGGCCATTCTCGATGGCTATATTCATGGTTATGTTTCCAATAATGCTACATATGCAAATTGTCATTTAATTCATAGTTGAAATAACTTCATACAATGCACACTTTCATAGTTTGATGTTTCCAACGCTACATGCAAAACACACACTACCTTAGAAATAGTGTATACATGTTTTTATCCCCGTAAAACTCATTTCACCTCTCTCTTCATTAACTctttgccacatcatcaaaaatgctAATATGGCACTGCATTTAGTGAGAATGAAACCCCTATCGAGAGTGGTCTAACAAACATGCACAAAGTTGTCAATACTTCAAACTTGCCCCTGCTGATCTCTGGGCTCTGGCTCTCGGCCGGCAGAGAAGCACTGCAGCGTGTGTAATAACTGCTGAACTATTTTTAGAGAAGCTCAGAAAGCACTtaattgaaaaagaaaaatcctctCCTTTCTGATCGATTTACTCTGAACTATTTATCGTTTCGTCCAATTGATTTTGTATCCATGTTATCTAGCATATATACTCTCGTTCCTTTTACTCTTGAAAAGAACTCGTTCCTTACTGAGAACCCTCTGCATGCTGAAATTCGTTTGGAAAGGTTTGGGAGGTGAAGCTGTGGAAGATGGATCCATCCACGGGGGAGAAGGGCCCTCAGATCGCGGAATCCAGAGTCACGCTGCTGAGCAACCTGCCCCTGCCGGAGGAGCACAAGAACGCAGGGGATGCCCTCAAGAAATATGCATCAAAACTGTAGAAAAAGAGACTGATCTTCAGGGATCCGGATATCCTGTTGTAAAAAGCATTGGTTATAAtaattattttcttttcttaattACAAAGAGCTGCTGCTACTTTCTTGCTCTCTCTTTGCTGTgtaccaacatgtgccggctgcttaaaaaaaaaaagtatatgaACATGTGTTGTGCTCCGTGCTCCCGTGTTCTCAACTCTCCTCTGCCGATTGAAGCCTCGAGGCCGTGATACAAGATCTTTCATGCTGTGCTGATGAGCCAACGATCGCTTTGGAGCTATCTCTTTGAACTTGTCCGCTGGCCAATGAGCTCTCCGATTGCTGTCGTCCGACCGAGAAACCCGAGCCCTCATCCACACACGTATCATCGACTGGGTGAGGCACATGCTTTTTTTTAATTACTCGTGCGTTACCACGGGAATAAACATCAAGTCAGTAGTAAGTTAAACAATAACTGCTATTCTACCACTACTGCGAAGTATTGTTCAGCGCTTTCAATTCAAGTGAGACAGGCATTAACCAAATACTCCATCAGTAAACAAACCACTGCTCAATTACTTTTCATAGTAAAATATCATTGTAACTCGTACAGCAAGAACCATAAACCGCGCAAGTTCATGTTCTGAAATGAAAAATTAATTAGGGCCAGCCAATTGCATGCTTGCCACTGCATTGAACGGTAATGGCTCCCAAACAAAAAGCCACAAATCAACCTGGGTATTGTAGTCTGATTGAAGCCACAGATAAAATCGCTGGCTCAGAAATTCTCGCTGAGATCTTGCTTGACCTGTTTAATAACCTGCTCGGACCTGCCGCCTGGCCTCTGGCTGCTGCCACGCTTCCTGCTGCTCTCACGCGACAGCTCCACCATCTCCTCCATCTTGGGAGTCAGCCAGTCAGGTACGCCCTAGTAGTAGCAGTAGCAACAGCCTTCCCCGCCGACCCCTGCAGCTCCACCCCTGACGCCCGCTGCTGCGCGTGCGAGCTCATGCCGGCGAGCAGGCACGCGCGCCCCGTCTGCTGGTACTCCCGCCGGTCGCCGACGCGGGCGCTCAGGTCGCGCAGCTTCTCCTTGATCGCCTCGCACGTCGGGTCGGCGCCGGCCCCCGGCGCCGACCGCTCCACCTCCTTTAGCCGGGCATCCAGGATCCGCACGGCGCCGGCGTGCTGGCTGCTGTCGGCCGTCGCCCGCGCCACCGCGAGCCggactggaggaggagggcacggaactttttgcaaaatcatcaaCAACTATTCCAAGAACCGTgggttgattatgaaaaagttgagggattttttttttcaaaataatcaCGAAGGTCGGAAGAAGCAATTGCGGGTATAGATTAGTACGAGCACTGCCATATCATTTAAGAAGGATAAGCCAAATCATAGGTTACAAAGTTATGATTACGTAATAACTAATATAACTCGAAAACACACATGACAACTTTATAGTTGCTCACGGACTCATTCAAGCACCCACAGCATGGGCGAGGCACATGCTGTGgtgtggaggcggaggccgtACGAACTCCTCAGCCACCACTTCTACGAGAAAACAGAGCTTATCTTTTGCTGACGCCTCCCATTCTTctatgggaaaaaaaaaaagaaagaagatagaACCAGGATGCTAAGAAGGCTTTGCAGAACTAACAATACCAAAGTCACTTTCTTgttctctcttctttcttgcGTTTCGCATCTGATCTGAGTGTTTATATATAGCACAAGCAGCAAAAACGGCGTCAGGCAAGGTTTCAACTTTTTCAATAACTTTGGAACCAGGACGGGaggtttaaaaaaaattggggAGATATACGAGCAATAACACCCCTAAATTTATTGCGCTTGGCTTATATGTTTGGGAACGAGTTATTGCATATGTGAGAcgacaaagaaaaaaaatttagctTGTTTTCCTTCGATATAACGACAGGGATGGATTCGAATCGGATAAGCATGGAATTGAATTCGAATAGCACTATTTATCATATTTTAATTCGAATTCGAATACAAATACGAATATTATCGAATACGAATACAAAACGAATAGTTTAAATTCGGATTCCTATTCGGATACCTGCTCGACTTATAACATAGCGTCATAACTAGTATTAATTTTGCTTTATCAATAGTTTTATaattgataaaaaaatcatgttacAAGTAGGCATAATTACATAATAGATATGTTATTCAAAATAACATATTATTAATAGATAAttaaatatatcaaaataaatataaaataagtATTTTGATAAATATATATgtcatttaataataaaataagtTTATTAATACATTTAAATATGATTTATTCATTTactaaataatataatatatttaaaattaatatgtttagtcatattaaaattaattaaactttattattttatatcactagtaatattaggttAACATAATTAGATATTTGTCATATAGATAAatttttaatagtttaaatggtgtaaatagTTATTTATTAGCGGTATTAAAAGTAATataatttgtaattagtatttagtaatataaataagttgaAAATGGCTTCATTGGTACTTTATTCAAAATGCACTTTAAGAGTTTATAGACCCATATGACACCTTGAGACAAGTTTGGGAtctaaaaatgcattttgagagtttaaggaTCCGGATAACACTACAAGATAAGTTCAGGGACCGTTGGTGTATTTTACtgtataaaaaattatatatctaaaaaagtcaaaatgaatagtaatttagtaCGGAAGTAGTATACAAGACGGTCCCTCCTGTTATTATCGATGAGGAAATTAAATATGAGCAGTCGTCACACGCCCTCTGTACCGTGACCCTGAGGAGGTTGTGCTACCGAAATatttttagggcctgtttgggagcactccacttcgGAAAAATCAGCTCCACttcaccagctccacactttcctagc encodes the following:
- the LOC101772939 gene encoding 1,4-dihydroxy-2-naphthoyl-CoA thioesterase 1 isoform X2, giving the protein MGGATATPAAAQDSSSRGKAMMAELDAPLHALGFEMEELSPSRVAGRLLVTPTCCQPFRALHGGVSALVAEALASMGAHMASGYRRVVGMQLSINHFRAAALGDTVLARALPVHVGRSTQVWEVKLWKMDPSTGEKGPQIAESRVTLLSNLPLPEEHKNAGDALKKYASKL